One segment of Engraulis encrasicolus isolate BLACKSEA-1 chromosome 7, IST_EnEncr_1.0, whole genome shotgun sequence DNA contains the following:
- the LOC134453361 gene encoding gap junction delta-2 protein-like translates to MGDWSILGRFLAEVQNHSTVIGKIWLTVLLIFRILLVALVGDAVYSDEQSKFTCNTLQPGCSNVCYDTFAPVSHLRFWVFQIIMVSTPSIFYIVYVLNEVAKDEKLEIEMATREEEEEEKEEEEKEKRKVMTSTRLPICDDRPTAGEEWEEETRGDPEGECVEQRALEEVREEHQGKEEVQGVRKDPTELSNQVLLIYIIHVVLSSIMEISFLVGQCCLFGFEVPQLFWCKTYPCPNRTACFVSRATEKTIFLNFMFSISLGCFVLNMVELHYLGWVYIFRVLSSSSSASTCSSLCAPPPPPILSPPEPERLGVHQHQHHPLCLKHSLQGRVVLQAPVPMPVVQTRSCSSMTTPPPGANPRHPVPTISFQSDATLQCRSIQRVDERENRKGPGRLAMLGRGGGRSWQ, encoded by the exons ATGGGGGACTGGTCCATCCTGGGCCGTTTCCTGGCCGAGGTCCAGAACCACTCGACGGTGATCGGCAAGATCTGGCTGACGGTGCTGCTGATCTTCCGCatcctgctggtggcgctagtgGGCGACGCGGTCTACAGCGACGAGCAGTCCAAGTTCACCTGCAACACCCTGCAGCCCGGCTGCAGCAACGTCTGCTACGACACCTTCGCGCCCGTCTCACACCTGCGCTTCTGG GTCTTCCAGATCATAATGGTCTCCACGCCCTCCATCTTCTACATCGTCTACGTGCTGAATGAGGTGGCCAAGGATGAGAAACTGGAGATAGAGATGGCAacgcgagaggaggaggaggaggaaaaggaggaggaggagaaggagaagaggaaggtgaTGACATCAACCAGGCTTCCCATCTGTGACGATCGTCCCACAGCAGGA gaggagtgggaggaggagacgCGGGGTGATCCTGAGGGCGAGTGTGTGGAGCAGAGAGCcctggaggaggtgagggaggaacaccaggggaaggaggaggtgcagggggtGAGGAAAGACCCCACGGAGCTCTCCAACCAGGTCCTCCTCATCTACATCATCCACGTGGTGCTCAGCTCCATCATGGAGATCTCCTTCCTGGTTGGCCAATGCTGTCTGTTTGGCTTTgag GTGCCGCAGCTGTTCTGGTGCAAGACGTACCCGTGCCCCAACCGCACGGCCTGCTTCGTGTCGCGCGCCACCGAGAAGACCATCTTCCTCAACTTCATGTTCAGCATCAGCCTGGGCTGCTTCGTCCTCAACATGGTGGAGCTGCACTACCTGGGCTGGGTCTACATCTTCCgggtgctctcctcctcctcctccgcctccacctgcTCCAGCCTCTGTGCCCCGCCGCCACCGCCCATCCTGAGCCCCCCGGAGCCAGAGAGGCTGGGAGTG caccagcaccagcaccatccTCTGTGCCTCAAGCACTCTCTGCAGGGCAGGGTGGTGCTGCAGGCCCCTGTCCCCATGCCCGTGGTCCAGACGAGAAGCTGCTCCTCCATGACGACACCACCACCAGGTGCCAACCCCAGGCACCCTGTCCCCACCATCTCATTTCAGTCAGACGCCACGCTGCAGTGCAGATCCATACAGAGGGTGGATGAGCGGGAGAATCGCAAGGGCCCGGGGAGACTGGCCATGTTGGGCCGTGGTGGTGGAAGATCCTGGCAATGA